A section of the Sedimentisphaera cyanobacteriorum genome encodes:
- a CDS encoding M16 family metallopeptidase — protein MKRETDKHILKNGMTVLGEPMEEVGSAAFNFLVPCGTSRIGKDLQGSGKILKNWVMRGAGGLSGRELTDRLDGLGLHRSNAVGSYRMGFSAAMEAGSLLDALELYSSILQRPELSSEQFELCRQLALSEFMGLDDNPRQKVMINLREKFYPEPLGLNAFGTMDSLHSLTSEETASLIDKYFSMPDTIFSVAGSYDFDKVCSRLEELFGGAEDKNIPHFKAEKPRRGYWHEPHEGSQVHIGLMTETVPIRSDKYFDAQVAVSVLSGGMSSRLFTEVREKRGLCYAVGANYNTLKDEAGISCYAGTTPDKAEETLEVVIDEFKKLRDGVSEDELARAKAGLKSTIVMRSESSMSRASSIGGDYNLLGEVRCLSEIKRRIEAVTLDSLQEFLDSNPFEEFCIVSIGPKEIEAAKKI, from the coding sequence ATGAAAAGAGAAACAGACAAACACATTTTGAAAAACGGAATGACCGTACTGGGCGAACCTATGGAAGAGGTTGGCTCGGCGGCATTTAATTTCCTCGTTCCCTGCGGGACTTCCCGCATAGGCAAAGACCTCCAGGGATCGGGCAAGATACTCAAAAACTGGGTAATGCGCGGGGCAGGGGGTCTCAGCGGAAGAGAGCTCACAGACCGTCTCGATGGGCTCGGCCTGCATCGAAGCAACGCTGTAGGCAGCTATCGGATGGGCTTTTCTGCAGCGATGGAGGCGGGCAGCCTTCTCGATGCGCTGGAGCTGTATTCATCTATCCTCCAGCGTCCCGAGCTAAGCAGCGAGCAGTTTGAGCTCTGCAGGCAGCTTGCGCTGAGCGAGTTTATGGGGCTCGATGACAACCCGAGGCAGAAGGTAATGATAAACCTCCGCGAAAAATTCTACCCCGAACCGCTCGGCCTGAATGCATTCGGCACAATGGACTCGCTCCACTCGCTCACAAGCGAAGAAACAGCATCTCTGATCGATAAATACTTCAGTATGCCCGATACGATATTCTCTGTAGCGGGCAGTTATGATTTTGATAAGGTTTGCAGCCGGCTTGAGGAGCTTTTCGGTGGGGCGGAAGATAAAAACATCCCGCACTTCAAAGCAGAAAAGCCGCGCAGAGGATACTGGCACGAGCCCCACGAGGGTTCGCAGGTGCATATCGGCTTAATGACCGAAACCGTCCCGATCCGCAGCGATAAATACTTCGATGCGCAGGTGGCGGTCTCTGTGCTTTCGGGCGGAATGAGCTCAAGGCTTTTTACAGAAGTTCGCGAGAAACGCGGGCTGTGCTATGCAGTGGGAGCTAATTACAATACGCTGAAAGACGAGGCGGGAATTTCCTGCTACGCCGGCACTACGCCGGACAAGGCAGAGGAAACGCTCGAAGTGGTAATAGATGAATTCAAAAAGCTTAGAGACGGAGTGTCCGAAGATGAGCTCGCCCGTGCAAAGGCCGGGCTAAAAAGCACAATCGTAATGCGGAGCGAATCTTCGATGTCTCGGGCATCTTCAATCGGCGGGGACTATAACCTCCTGGGCGAGGTTCGCTGCCTTTCTGAAATCAAAAGGCGGATTGAAGCGGTAACTCTCGACAGCCTTCAGGAATTCCTCGATTCAAATCCTTTTGAGGAATTCTGCATTGTGAGCATCGGCCCGAAAGAAATCGAAGCAGCAAAGAAAATTTGA
- a CDS encoding OmpA/MotB family protein, with amino-acid sequence MKSALLKLSVLAVAAMVLSGCTDWKKKYEGLNVQYENLQGRYDNCMSSLDEASAAKSSLSSELQSKENEIAELQSKIEDLNQTPEDATGFGEDYDVEFDADKGTITVTLQNTILFAPGKASLKSTRNADLNHIYSVIQSEYAGKEIDVVGHTDSDPIRKSDWDDNWELSAQRALSVLRYLTDQGIPDSKIRAVACGESRPVASNATSSGKQKNRRVEIVVNMK; translated from the coding sequence ATGAAATCAGCATTATTAAAGTTATCTGTGCTCGCAGTTGCAGCGATGGTTCTTTCAGGCTGCACCGATTGGAAGAAGAAGTATGAAGGATTGAATGTGCAGTATGAAAATCTTCAGGGAAGATACGACAACTGTATGTCTTCGCTGGATGAGGCATCCGCAGCGAAAAGCTCACTGTCCAGCGAGCTTCAGAGCAAGGAAAATGAGATTGCAGAGCTGCAATCCAAGATTGAAGACCTCAACCAGACGCCCGAAGATGCAACAGGCTTCGGCGAGGATTATGATGTGGAGTTTGATGCCGACAAGGGCACAATCACAGTAACTCTGCAGAATACGATCCTCTTCGCCCCGGGCAAGGCCTCGCTCAAAAGCACACGCAATGCCGACCTTAACCACATATATTCGGTAATACAGAGCGAATATGCGGGCAAGGAGATTGATGTTGTAGGCCATACAGACTCAGACCCAATCAGGAAATCAGACTGGGACGACAACTGGGAGCTTTCCGCCCAGAGAGCCCTTTCTGTGCTGAGGTATCTCACCGATCAGGGGATTCCGGATTCCAAGATCCGTGCAGTTGCCTGCGGGGAGAGCAGGCCTGTGGCCTCAAACGCTACATCCTCAGGAAAACAGAAAAACAGGCGTGTTGAGATTGTCGTGAATATGAAATAG
- a CDS encoding M16 family metallopeptidase: MQFKSKVLDNGLKIVGETTSSSLSAAVGFFVKTGSRDETAEISGVSHFLEHMVFKGTENMNALEVNAAFDRTGAQFNAFTSEENTVFFAGVLPEFLEDVTAIWADLMRPSLREDDFDMEKNVILEEIAMYEDMPQFDVVDKAKELHFSGHPCGNSILGTGESIRNLKADQMLEYFRRRYSPSNITVCCCGNFNWENFAAQIEKLCGHWEKVETKRETSFTEGTAQTKIYTKKNLSREHICMVSPGVSAQDERHYAMNLLSLIIGDEKGSRFYWQLVDTAIAEIASMHYEDMDGVGAFYSYFQCSPENSEKTIQTAKKVLEDVRDQGVTEEELDKAKHKALSALTLKNELPMGRLISVAFDSVYLDKYIPTKEQIEKIRAVSVEDVNSAARMYDMVNCSQAVLTPEK, from the coding sequence ATGCAGTTTAAGAGCAAAGTCCTTGATAACGGACTCAAAATAGTAGGCGAGACCACCAGCAGCTCACTCTCGGCAGCCGTTGGATTTTTCGTTAAAACCGGCTCACGTGATGAAACAGCTGAAATCAGCGGGGTTTCGCATTTCCTTGAGCATATGGTGTTTAAGGGCACTGAGAATATGAACGCGCTGGAAGTGAATGCCGCCTTCGACAGAACAGGCGCACAGTTTAACGCTTTTACCAGCGAGGAGAATACGGTTTTCTTTGCGGGAGTTCTTCCGGAATTCCTTGAAGACGTTACCGCTATTTGGGCGGATCTTATGCGTCCTTCACTGCGGGAAGATGATTTCGATATGGAAAAAAACGTAATCCTCGAAGAGATTGCGATGTATGAGGATATGCCGCAGTTTGATGTGGTGGACAAGGCAAAAGAGCTGCACTTCTCAGGCCACCCCTGCGGAAACAGCATTCTCGGGACGGGCGAATCAATCAGAAATCTCAAGGCAGACCAGATGCTCGAATACTTCCGCCGAAGATACAGCCCCTCCAACATTACAGTTTGCTGCTGCGGGAATTTCAACTGGGAGAATTTCGCTGCGCAGATTGAAAAGCTCTGCGGACACTGGGAAAAGGTGGAAACGAAACGAGAAACCAGCTTCACTGAAGGTACTGCACAAACCAAAATCTACACAAAGAAGAACCTCTCCCGCGAGCATATATGTATGGTGAGCCCGGGAGTTTCAGCGCAGGACGAAAGACATTATGCGATGAACCTGCTGAGCCTGATTATCGGCGATGAAAAGGGCTCACGGTTTTACTGGCAGCTCGTGGATACGGCAATCGCAGAGATTGCATCAATGCACTACGAGGATATGGACGGCGTCGGTGCGTTTTACAGCTATTTCCAGTGCAGTCCGGAAAATTCCGAAAAGACAATCCAGACTGCAAAAAAGGTGCTCGAAGATGTGCGCGATCAAGGCGTTACAGAAGAAGAGCTCGATAAGGCAAAGCACAAGGCCTTAAGCGCCCTTACGCTGAAAAACGAACTGCCTATGGGCAGGCTCATCAGCGTTGCATTCGATAGCGTGTATCTCGATAAATACATCCCCACAAAAGAGCAGATCGAGAAGATCAGGGCTGTGAGCGTGGAGGATGTGAACTCTGCTGCGAGGATGTATGATATGGTAAACTGCTCGCAGGCCGTTCTTACGCCCGAAAAGTAA
- a CDS encoding radical SAM/SPASM domain-containing protein, with protein MNIKTASVLAYYFFRCLGRLPAKHLLYLARKLGSENPRLCGGKLWINTFFPPIPSPAFERFMDSVLARSRTPYSAYFAVTARCPHSCPHCSYAGRQTGELSTARALDIISQIDSLGCPVIGFTGGEPLLREDLPELIEAGSKNASAVLFTTAQGLTPKLAEKLKSAGLSSVMVGIESASRAEHNRLRGSEDSFPQAAEGIKTAKQAGLYAAASTMAFREKIRSGEIEKIARMCESLGAMELRILEPIPTGGICGDDSIILSEEESREMADFQKRWNKRKSGLAVCSFSHLESDEMFGCGAGYHHLFIDSAGNVNPCDLTPLSFGNALERPLSDIWKDMEQFFPLPRRGCFMKEAAGKGILPAAGSELPADPETSRSICRSIPRNGRLPKVYENYLKR; from the coding sequence ATGAATATCAAAACAGCTTCCGTACTCGCATATTACTTCTTCCGCTGCCTAGGCAGGCTGCCGGCAAAGCACCTTCTCTACCTTGCCCGAAAGCTGGGCAGTGAGAACCCTCGCCTTTGCGGCGGGAAGCTCTGGATAAACACATTCTTCCCGCCTATCCCGTCTCCCGCATTCGAGCGGTTTATGGATTCGGTTTTGGCGAGGTCGAGAACGCCGTATTCTGCTTATTTCGCTGTTACAGCCCGCTGCCCGCATTCCTGCCCGCACTGCAGCTATGCCGGCCGGCAGACTGGAGAGCTCTCCACCGCCCGGGCACTCGATATAATCTCCCAGATCGATTCGCTGGGCTGCCCTGTAATCGGGTTTACCGGAGGCGAGCCGCTTTTAAGGGAGGATTTGCCCGAACTCATAGAAGCCGGCTCAAAAAACGCATCTGCTGTGCTGTTTACAACTGCCCAGGGGCTAACTCCAAAGCTTGCAGAAAAGCTCAAAAGCGCAGGGCTCAGCAGTGTTATGGTGGGGATTGAATCAGCAAGCAGGGCAGAGCACAACCGGCTTCGGGGCAGCGAGGATTCTTTTCCGCAGGCCGCTGAAGGTATCAAAACCGCAAAACAGGCAGGGCTGTATGCCGCCGCATCCACAATGGCATTCAGAGAAAAAATCCGCTCAGGTGAAATTGAAAAAATTGCCCGCATGTGCGAGAGCCTCGGCGCGATGGAGCTCCGCATACTTGAGCCAATCCCAACAGGCGGTATATGCGGAGATGATTCGATTATCCTCTCGGAGGAAGAATCAAGAGAGATGGCGGATTTCCAGAAACGCTGGAACAAGCGCAAATCCGGCCTTGCGGTTTGCAGTTTCTCGCATCTCGAATCCGATGAGATGTTCGGCTGCGGCGCAGGCTATCACCACCTGTTCATTGATTCGGCTGGAAATGTAAACCCGTGCGATCTCACCCCGCTCTCGTTTGGAAATGCTTTAGAAAGGCCGCTCAGCGATATATGGAAGGATATGGAGCAGTTTTTCCCTCTGCCCAGAAGGGGCTGTTTTATGAAAGAGGCAGCGGGGAAGGGCATTTTGCCCGCCGCCGGCAGTGAGCTTCCGGCAGACCCAGAGACAAGCCGGAGCATCTGCCGCAGCATTCCCCGAAATGGCAGGCTCCCGAAGGTTTACGAAAATTACCTCAAACGCTGA